The Hypomesus transpacificus isolate Combined female chromosome 2, fHypTra1, whole genome shotgun sequence genome window below encodes:
- the nbeal2 gene encoding neurobeachin-like protein 2 isoform X1, with protein sequence MASKERLYELWMLYYTKKDVAYLQQWLEAFVASFERLIDVQSLAPRRVEEGCSEVPLLPREVLVLLSTQLWHSALHLSGSEQGNSTPHPLLLIKFFIIVCRNMENIDPDKTPSFVFETIKLLNFCLTQLKKQPEDQSSLQSVVQYGLLLCESLYDPYQIWRRRLSGEDVSLMERSRYKFSPLPLPEELPALFHDTLETSEQIPELLTLRLVNLQGAVISGTKKNGLLSITPNSVKDLFSVLRAWCCCDSPNPKDPSLLRLTLQCLTAMIHTLHGSSPAERQVEIKTVLDGYFQVLNWNRPLGSEPGGRRTWEDSLITLQSQMLTAMPEILQCPDRPVLQAIFLNNNCFEHILRLIQNSKLYQSNKSRTECVCDLTTRLLTEVEVDQVWEKGSDCITVHALGVLTAIMSNSPSAKEVFKERIGYSQLFDVLKSQGQPTKRLLQELMNMTVEGEHAHALHLGISNDQPLLLLLQWLPELSTQRELQLLVAQWLAAVCGGSLSCRTVAVEAGLVGALLRVLEVPQRLDRQCADALLGLLQDLGSLCLRPGELKSLLRLLRVDQDSGTGRAPGRGSHPYCARIIRVLSAMAAREGRDSALQYFDLTPPMAGIMVPTVQRWPGSAFAFHAWLCLNADFPPYHSECSNPSTPLPTAGTGAPRGMGKGPRRKQLYSFFTASGTGLEAFFTVEGVLVVAVCTKKDYMAVCLPDNPLTDCCWHSVDIVHIPGRRPFGQNMVTIYIDGEPCKTAQLRFPSFNEPFTSCCIGSAGHRTTTTTTTTSPTLPPPSSLSGEFAFPAHAAPLTRSQSFPATFAGGRWGSLQESHVHTIPAGLQDTEWGTPSSLDGLLGTAFICHEALQPLQAKALYAAGPNHVSLFKADGELSDLNSKLLLYYTPQAFKNQICLDLSPNHQYDGRLTGHQVVNWDIKDVLNTVGGMGVLLPLLDQVCEAEQVDGVGQETSDLLGPELTSSRGPAGMLLPLGKSSEGRLERNSVAAFLLMVKNLIRHHPVNHESLLNCHGPAIIGAMLSKVPGSMMDMSVLMACQFLLEQVSSEGNSPLLLQLYQHLLFDFRIWSNSHFAVCLGHVQYLSTVIKDGKQRMRRKYGVQYILDTIRTHYSMEKDGSRLSDEKQTVQISLFTLLRDFLLRSPSPEELHSVLAYTLAVGEEQQVVSALDVLYCLLRSTPPRETVQTVLVEWGVEQLYCLLLNPTFGDEARERVFRVLYKILKSERVPERTKHRVKLKDFGYLGLVCFLGDIPVTMTTVRCLYEQVLATDACPSFRDLLAVVYLSHRAELTVRLDVCRKLFHLIYSSEDYVRQLARQPGWQDVLTKLYVKESFESRAASVEDSSTPSSLEPPTRLPLRPPLRPPLRRDHSIVIEDTRPDLFLTYTSREEEDEEEGGPRDLSEGFSNLSLSPLNGGGGQLKSYAHSLHFKSFDSAEQGSHSSSLSNTVDIPSARREEEGLYHPLSPFGTSPFELELGEAGTGTGTITPAGSQGDTPSPLEHSKPFPSLRPRKSSSLSNVLDDASYGTEPPTGDTISNTSNPQQTPEEELCNLLTNIVFSVLWSGSGAEGGEDAVWRERGQVFSVLTKLGSSCQLVRPPDDIKRSLLEMMLESSLSDLRDAQGQSLPHCPSLVRLLRLLQDFLFAEGTDNHALWSEKIFEGVVNLLDRLQAWHSAPGSPGSLELREMAYIGLRIITGYIQQQDSQVCVMACVKLHSLLQTVLCLKWVEVCFLLGRLGAPLWPKGVMVDANGGHAETFSRLVPIVRTLLDQHADPVTLQSLLPNLPVTNGSPTFAQDLQNYCHTVEWQDFYQHHVQPTMEQYELDTFGKSHDLMSNFWNSCFDDLMSTAIRRDKDKGDSKAKFQEAIVNPHLKRVRSENNRYHSVQKQSSSQQGVVWRHWKSLRCLLTSERGPWAHRDPPVVKWKLSSAETYSKMRLKLVPNYQYDTHTEASAFRDNMGAESPRSSEPLPLAVAKEAKVSDMEDDQLGEEDIVFLDNQVEGEDESQKEKLVLSEDCELITIVAVVPGRLEVTTHHLYFYDYSSDKEETEEGIGFDFKRPLSQLREVHLRRYNLRRSALELFFIDQSHYFINFKKKVRNKVYSRILGLRPPNLFYFGSRSPQELLTASGLTQKWVCREISNFEYLMQLNTIAGRTYNDLSQYPVFPWVLCDYTSSVLDLEDPEVFRDLSKPIGVVNSKHAQNVREKYESFEDSTGTIDKFHYGTHYSNAAGVMHYMIRMEPFTTLHIQLQSGRFDVADRQFHSVPAAWQARMESPADVKELIPEFFYFPEFLQNMNGFDLGSLQMSQESVADVLLPRWASSRDDFIRKHRKALECEHVSSHLHEWIDLIFGYKQRGEEAVEALNVFYYCTYEGAVDLDAIANETERKALEGIISNFGQTPCQLLKEPHPPRMSAQSASRRQARMDTLPLNLFEHLDKLRPFVEVVSNGVPLVQALVPKTPNRSFIIPGSDVLVTVSANGLIGTHSWLPFDKNIANYFTFTKDPTVLNPKTQRFLSGPFSPGVEISAQVLVVSNDGRLLFSGGHWDCSLRVTQLGKGKLVGRICRHIDVVTCLSLDLCGIYLISGSRDTTCMVWQVLQQGGFSSGLSPRPVQVLCGHDQEVSSVAISTELDMAVSGAKDGTLIVHSIRRGQFLRTLKPPGESCLPAYVTGLQVGMEGHIVAQTALDGCSVGKEKYSLHVYSVNGRLLASATLEEQVTALYLAADYVILGTSQGNLHIRDLLSLDLAVKPLALKVPVRSVSVTKEGSHILVGLEDGKLIVVGAGKPEEVRSGQFSRRLWGSTRRISQVSSGETEYNPTEYTGK encoded by the exons ATGGCATCGAAAGAAAGATTGTATGAGCTGTGGATGTTGTATTACACCAAG AAAGATGTGGCTTACCTGCAACAGTGGCTGGAGGCCTTTGTGGCATCCTTTGAGCGGCTCATTGATGTGCAGTCGCTGGCGCCCCGGCG ggtggaggagggctgctcTGAGGTGCCCCTGCTGCCTCGTGAGGTCCTAGTGCTGCTCAGCACCCAGCTGTGGCACAGCGCCCTGCACCTCTCTGGGTCCGAGCAGGGCAACAGCACCCCTCACCCGCTGCTGCTCATCAAGTTCTTCATCATCGTCTGCAG GAATATGGAAAATATTGACCCTGACAAGACCCCTAGCTTTGTGTTTGAGACAATAAAGCTGTTGAATTTCTGCTTGACTCAG CTGAAGAAGCAGCCAGAGGATCAGTCATCACTCCAGTCAGTGGTCCAGTATGGGCTGCTTCTGTGTGAGAGTCTCTATGACCCTTATCAGATCTGGAGGAGACGCCTGTcagg GGAGGATGTAAGTCTGATGGAGAGGAGTAGGTATAagttctcccctcttcctctgccagaAGAGCTACCAGCTCTGTTCCATG ATACCTTAGAGACCAGCGAGCAGATCCCAGAGCTCCTCACACTTCGATTGGTCAATCTCCAAGGGGCTGTCATCAGTGGGACCAAG AAGAACGGCCTGCTCTCCATCACCCCCAACTCTGTGAAAGACCTGTTCTCCGTGCTGCGGGCCTGGTGTTGCTGCGACTCCCCCAATCCCAAGGACCCCAGCCTGCTAAGACTGACCCTGCAGTGCTTGACTGCAATGATCCACACCCTCCACGGCAGCAGCCCCGCTGAGCGGCAGGTGGAGATTAAGACTGTGCTTGACGGATACTTCCAGGTCCTCAACTGGAACCGTCCCCTGGGCAGTGAGCCGGGGGGCAGGCGAACCTGGGAGGACAGCCTGATCACCCTCCAGAGCCAGATGCTTA CTGCGATGCCTGAGATCCTGCAGTGTCCTGACAGGCCTGTGCTGCAGGCCATCTTCCTCAATAATAACTGCTTTGAGCACATTCTCAGGCTCATCCAGAACAGcaag CTCTATCAGAGCAACAAGAGTAggacggagtgtgtgtgtgacctcaccaCACGTTTACTCACAGAGGTGGAAGTGGACCAG GTTTGGGAGAAAGGTTCAGACTGTATCACAGTGCATGCTCTGGGGGTCCTCACGGCCATCATGAGTAACTCCCCCTCTGCCAAG GAGGTGTTTAAGGAGAGGATCGGCTACTCCCAGCTGTTTGATGTTCTCAAGAGTCAAGGCCAGCCCACCAAAAGGCTGCTACAAGAGCTGATGAACATG ACAGTGGAAGGGGAGCACGCCCATGCACTCCACCTGGGCATCAGCAACGACCAGCCCCTGTTGCTGCTCCTGCAGTGGCTGCCCGAGCTGAGCACCCAGCGGGAGCTGCAGCTGCTGGTGGCCCAGTGGCTGGCGGCTGTGTGCGGAGGCTCCCTGTCCTGCCGCACCGTGGCGGTGGAGGCCGGCCTGGTGGGAGCACTGCTCCGGGTCCTGGAGGTGCCCCAGCGCCTGGACAGGCAGTGTGCCGACGCcctgctgggcctgctgcaGGACCTGGGCTCCCTGTGCCTCCGGCCGGGCGAGCTGAAGAGCCTGCTCCGCCTGCTGAGGGTGGACCAGGACAGCGGCACCGGGAGGGCGCCTGGGAGGGGCTCACACCCGTACTGTGCCCGCATCATCAGGGTGCTGTCAGCCATGGCGGCCAGGGAGGGTAGAGACAGCGCCCTGCAGTACTTTGACCTAACGCCCCCCATGGCGGGCATCATGGTGCCCACGGTCCAGCGTTGGCCGGGCAGCGCCTTTGCCTTCCACGCCTGGCTCTGCCTCAACGCTGACTTCCCTCCTTATCACTCGGAGTGCTCCAACCCCAGTACCCCTTTGCCCACCGCTGGCACGGGGGCCCCGCGAGGCATGGGGAAAGGCCCTCGCAGGAAACAACTCTACAG ttTCTTCACGGCCAGCGGGACGGGACTGGAGGCGTTCTTCACCGTGGAGGGGGTGCTGGTGGTGGCTGTGTGCACTAAGAAAGACTACatggctgtttgcctgcctgacAATCCTCTCACAGACTGCTGCTGG cATTCTGTGGACATCGTCCACATCCCTGGCCGTCGTCCATTTGGACAGAACATGGTCACCATCTACATAGACGGAGAACCGTGTAAGACTGCCCAGCTGCGCTTCCCCTCTTTCAATGAG cctTTCACCTCCTGCTGCATCGGCTCCGCGGGCCACCGgaccactaccaccaccaccaccacctcccccaccctgcctcccccgtCATCCCTGTCAGGGGAGTTTGCCTTTCCCGCTCACGCCGCCCCCCTCACCCGCTCCCAGTCCTTCCCGGCCACCTTTGCGGGGGGCCGCTGGGGGTCGCTACAGGAGTCCCACGTGCACACCATCCCTGCTGGGCTGCAGGACACGGAGTGGGGGACGCCGAGCTCTCTGGACGGTCTCCTGGGAACTGCCTTCATCTGCCATGAGGCCCTGCAACCGCTACAGGCCAAGGCACTCTATGCCGCAG GCCCCAACCACGTGTCTCTGTTCAAGGCGGATGGAGAGCTTTCGGACCTCAACAGCAAACTCCTCCTCTACTACACTCCACAG GCTTTCAAGAACCAGATTTGTCTGGATCTGTCTCCCAACCACCAGTATGACGGCAGGCTAACTGGACATCAGGTGGTTAACTGGGACATCAAG GATGTTTTGAATACGGTGGGGGGCATGGGAGTGCTGCTGCCCCTGCTGGACCAAGTGTGTGAGGCCGAGCAGGTGGACGGAGTTGGGCAGGAGACCTCGGACCTCCTGGGACCAGAGCTCACCTCCTCAAGAGGGCCCGCCGGCATGCTGCTGCCCCTGGGCAAGTCCTCGG AGGGCCGTCTGGAGAGAAACAGCGTTGCCGCCTTCCTGTTGATGGTGAAGAATCTGATTCGCCATCACCCCGTCAATCATGAGAGCCTGCTGAACTGCCATGGCCCTGCCATCATAGGAGCCATGTTGAGCAAG GTGCCGGGAAGCATGATGGACATGAGTGTTCTGATGGCGTGTCAGTTCCTGTTGGAGCAGGTGTCCAGCGAGGGGAACAGCCCTCTGCTCCTGCAGCTCTACCAGCACCTGCTCTTTGACTTCCGCATCTGGAGCAACAGTCATtttgctgtgtgtttgg GCCATGTCCAGTATTTGTCCACGGTAATCAAGGATGGCAAGCAGCGCATGAGGAGGAAGTATGGGGTGCAGTACATCCTGGATACCATACGGACGCACTACAG CATGGAGAAAGACGGCAGCCGCCTGTCTGATGAGAAGCAGACGGTCCAGATCTCTCTGTTCACCCTGCTGAGGGATTTCCTGCTCAGGTCTCCCAGCCCAGAGGAGCTCCACAGTGTCCTGGCCTACACACTCGCCGTGGGAGAGGAACAGCAG GTGGTGAGTGCGCTGGACGTGCTTTACTGTCTATTGCGGAGCACGCCCCCCAGGGAAACAGTCCAGACGGTGCTGGTGGAGTGGGGTGTGGAGCAGCTGTACTGCCTGCTCCTCAACCCCACCTTCGGGGACGAGGCCCGCGAGAGAGTCTTCAGG gtACTCTACAAAATCCTGAAGAGTGAAAGAGTGCCTGAACGGACAAAGCACCGCGTCAAGCTGAAGGATTTTGGCTACCTAGGCCTGGTCTGTTTCCTTGGAGACATCCCTGTAACCATGACCACCGTGCGCTGTCTGTACGAGCAGGTTCTCGCAACAG ATGCCTGCCCTAGCTTCAGAGACCTCCTGGCTGTGGTGTATCTGTCACACAGAGCTGAGCTCACTGTCCGTCTGGACGTGTGTCGCAAG CTCTTCCACCTGATCTACTCCAGCGAGGACTACGTCAGGCAGCTGGCTCGTCAGCCCGGCTGGCAGGACGTCCTCACTAAGCTCTACGTGAAGGAGTCCTTTGAGTCCCGAGCAGCCAGCGTAGAGGACTCCAGCACCCCCAGCTCCCTGGAGCCCCCCAcccgcctccccctccgccctcccctCCGCCCGCCCCTCCGCAGAGACCACAGCATAGTCATAGAGGACACCCGGCCCGACCTCTTCCTCACCTACACCTCACGggaagaagaggatgaggaggaaggaggcccGCGGGACCTCTCAGAGGGTTTCTCCAACCTCTCCCTGTCGCCCCTTAACGGCGGCGGCGGGCAGCTGAAGAGCTACGCACACTCGTTGCATTTTAAGTCCTTTGACTCAGCGGAGCAGGGGAGCCACTCGTCCTCCCTGTCCAACACGGTGGACATCCCCTCAGCCCGCCGCGAGGAGGAGGGGCTctaccaccccctctcccccttcggCACCTCCCCCTTTGAACTGGAGCTGGGGGAGGCGGGCACAGGGACGGGCACCATCACACCTGCAGGCAGTCAGGGAGACACCCCGTCCCCCCTGGAGCACAGCAAGCCCTTCCCCTCTCTGAGGCCCAGGAAGAGCTCCAGTCTGTCCAATGTGCTTGACGACGCCAGCTATGGAACAGAACCTCCCACTGGAGACACCATCTCCAACACTTCCAACCCTCAG cagaCCCCGGAGGAGGAGCTGTGTAACCTGTTGACCAACATTGTGTTCTCCGTGCTGTGGAGCGGCAGCGGGGCCGAGGGTGGCGAGGACGccgtctggagggagaggggccagGTCTTCTCTGTCCTCACCAAGCTGGGCTCCTCCTGCCAACTGGTGCGCCCACCCGACGACATCAAACGAAG cctgTTGGAGATGATGCTGGAGTCGTCCCTGTCGGACCTGCGAGACGCCCAGGGCCAGTCTCTGCCCCACTGTCCCAGCCTGGTGCGCCTTCTCAGGCTGCTCCAGGACTTCCTGTTCGCTGAGGGAACCGACAACCACGCTCTGTGGAGCGAGAAG ATCTTTGAGGGGGTGGTGAACCTGCTGGACAGGCTACAGGCATGGCACTCTGCCCCGGGCTCCCCAGGCTCTCTGGAGCTCAGGGAGATGGCCTATATCGGCCTGCGCATCATCACGGGATACATCCAGCAGCAGGACTCTCAG gtgtgtgtgatggcttGTGTGAAgctccacagcctcctccagaCAGTGCTCTGCCTGaagtgggtggaggtgtgtttcCTGCTGGGCCGCTTGGGCGCCCCCCTGTGGCCAAAGGGTGTCATGGTGGATGCCAATGGCGGGCACGCGGAGACCTTCTCCCGGCTGGTGCCCATCGTACGCACCCTCCTGGATCAGCACGCTGACCCCGTCACGCTGCAGTCCCTGCTGCCTAACCTTCCGGTGACCAATGGTAGCCCCACCTTCGCTCAGGACCTGCAGAACTACTGTCACACCGTGGAGTGGCAAGACTTCTACCAGCATCAT GTCCAACCCACTATGGAACAGTATGAGTTGGACACGTTTGGGAAGAGCCACGACCTCATGTCCAACTTTTGGAACTCCTGCTTTGACGACCTCATGAGCACAGCCATACGGCgagacaaagacaaaggagaCAGCAAAGCCAAATTCCAG GAGGCTATTGTGAACCCTCACCTGAAGCGAGTGCGCAGTGAGAACAACAGGTACCACAGCGTACAGAAGCAGAGCTCCAGCCAGCAGGGGGTGGTGTGGCGTCACTGGAAGTCCCTCCGCTGCCTGCTGACCAGCGAGAGAGGCCCCTGGGCACACAG AGATCCTCCAGTGGTTAAATGGAAGCTGTCCAGTGCAGAAACCTACTCCAAGATGAGGCTAAAACTGGTCCCCAACTACCAGTACGACACCCATACAGAGGCTAGCGCTTTCAGAGACAACATGG GAGCTGAAAGTCCCCGCAGCTCTGAACCCCTCCCCCTTGCTGTTGCGAAGGAAGCAAAAGTGAGTGACATGGAGGACGACCAATTGGGAGAAGAGGACATTGTCTTTCTGGACAACCA ggtggagggggaggatgagagtcAGAAGGAGAAGCTGGTGCTGTCAGAGGACTGCGAGCTCATCACCATTGTGGCAGTGGTTCCTGGTCGTCTGGAGGTCACCACCCACCACCTCTACTTCTACGACTAcagcagtgacaaagaggagaCTGAGGAGG GGATCGGGTTCGACTTCAAAAGGCCTCTGTCTCAGCTGAGAGAGGTGCACCTGAGACGCTACAACCTGCGCCGGTCAGCCCTGGAGCTCTTCTTCATAGACCAGTCTCACTACTTCATCAACTTCAAGAAGAAG GTGCGGAACAAGGTGTACTCTAGGATCCTGGGGCTGCGGCCCCCCAACCTCTTCTACTTTGGCTCCCGCTCCCCACAGGAGCTGCTGACGGCCTCTGGGCTCACACAG AAATGGGTGTGCAGGGAAATTTCTAACTTTGAGTACCTGATGCAACTGAACACCATCGCTGGGCGCACCTATAATGACCTCTCCCAGTACCCAGTG TTCCCCTGGGTTCTGTGTGACTACACCTCTTCGGTTCTGGATCTAGAGGACCCTGAAGTGTTCAGGGACCTGTCCAAACCCATCGGTGTGGTCAACTCCAAACACGCCCAGAATGTCAGAGAGAA GTATGAGAGTTTTGAGGACTCTACAGGCACCATCGACAAGTTCCACTACGGCACACACTACTCAAACGCTGCCGGGGTCATGCATTACATGATCCGCATGGAGCCCTTTACCACCCTGCACATCCAGCTGCAGAGCGGCAG GTTTGACGTAGCAGACCGACAATTCCACTCCGTGCCAGCGGCGTGGCAGGCTCGCATGGAGAGTCCCGCCGACGTCAAAGAGCTCATCCCCGAGTTCTTCTACTTCCCAGAGTTCCTGCAGAACATGAACG gCTTTGACTTGGGCAGCTTGCAGATGTCCCAGGAGTCAGTGGCAGATGTGTTACTACCACGCTGGGCCTCGTCCAGGGACGACTTCATCAGGAAGCATAGGAAGGCCCTG GAATGTGAGCATGTGTCCAGTCACCTCCATGAGTGGATTGACCTGATCTTTGGTTACAAGCAGAGAGGcgaggaggctgtggaggccctCAATGTGTTCTACTACTGCACCTATGAGG GCGCCGTGGACTTGGATGCCATAGCCAATGAGACAGAGCGCAAGGCCCTGGAGGGCATCATCAGCAACTTCGGCCAGACCCCCTGTCAGCTCCTCAAG GAGCCTCACCCCCCTCGTATGTCAGCCCAGAGTGCGTCCAGACGGCAGGCCCGCATGGACACTCTGCCCCTCAACCTGTTTGAGCATCTGGACAAGCTGCGCCCTTTTGTGGAG gtggtgAGTAATGGCGTGCCACTGGTCCAGGCGTTAGTCCCAAAGACCCCAAACCGCTCCTTCATCATCCCAGGATCCGATGTTCTG GTGACAGTGAGTGCCAACGGTCTGATAGGGACACACAGCTGGCTGCCGTTTGACAAGAACATTGCCAACTACTTCACCTTCACCAAGGACCCCACTGTGCTCAACCCCAA gACACAACGTTTCCTGAGCGGGCCCTTCTCCCCGGGCGTGGAGATCAGTGCCCAGGTCCTGGTGGTCTCCAACGATGGGCGCCTGCTCTTCAGCGGCGGCCACTGGGACTGCAGCCTGCGTGTCACCCAGCTGGGCAAGGGCAAGCTGGTGGGCAGGATCTGCCGGCACATCG ATGTGGTGACGTGCCTGTCTCTGGACCTCTGTGGCATCTACCTCATCTCTGGCTCCAGGGACACTACCTGTATGGTCTGGCAGGTCCTACAGCAG ggtggCTTCTCCAGTGGCCTGTCACCTCGCCCGGTGCAAGTCCTCTGTGGCCACGACCAGGAAGTCAGCTCTGTGGCTATTAGCACCGAGTTGGACATGGCTGTCTCAGGAGCAAAG GATGGGACTCTGATAGTGCACAGTATTAGGCGGGGCCAGTTCTTGCGGACATTGAAGCCCCCAGGCGAGAGCTGTTTGCCAGCCTACGTCACGGGGCTGCAGGTGGGCATGGAGGGCCACATTGTGGCTCAGACTGCTCTGGACGGCTGCTCTGTTGGGAAG gaGAAGTACTCGCTCCATGTCTACTCGGTCAACGGCCGTCTCCTGGCGTCCGCCaccctggaggagcaggtgaCGGCTCTGTACCTGGCAGCCGACTACGTCATCCTGGGCACATCCCAGGGCAACCTCCATATCCGAGACCTGCTCAG TCTGGACTTGGCAGTGAAGCCCCTGGCCCTGAAGGTGCCTGTgaggagtgtgtctgtgaccAAGGAGGGCAGCCATATCCTGGTGGGCCTGGAGGATGGCAAGCTCATCGTGGTGGGCGCGGGGAAACCAGAGGAG gtgCGCTCCGGACAGTTCTCTCGTCGACTGTGGGGCTCCACCCGACGGATCTCCCAGGTCTcttctggagagacagagtacaACCCCACAGAGTACACTGGGAAGTGA